aaaaacaaaaaaaacaaactttacaAGATCAACACGGAGACGGCCAGGAAGCCAAACAGTTTCTGTATAGTCAAAGACCCACGGGAACACTATATTTTTACCGAGTGATTCAGTCTTCGGCTGTCCATGCCCGCCGTTCCCGCTGAGCCCGGCGCTGTTCGATGGACTCTGCGTACAGTATCAGGAAGAAGAGAATGCTATACAGGAGCATATAGGGAAAGAACCCACTGGAAATGAGCATGATCGAAAGGGTGTACCCGCTCCACACGACCGCCATCACGGACCTGTTTGGACATCTGATCACGTCGGATACGACGCCACAAATGTCCGTCAAGAAATGTTTCAGAAGAGATGTGAATGAAAAAACGGGTAAGGTCTGTACGGGATGTCGCCGTTCAAGTTGGTTGTCTTGTGTTGTCGTGAAACTGGCGTCCGACTCATCCGACGTGCTGCCACAACTTGACGTTGGACGGGCACGTCGTTGCTCTACTTGGTTCACTATGGTGTCCACTTCGCTGTTGGACATTCTAGGGAGATGGTGTCGAACGGAAACCTCTCCATATTCCGTTCGGGACACCTCTTCCTCATTATCCTCCCCTTCGCTGCCCTCGTCGGCACTCTGTGATGCGACGGATCGGACATGGACAGTCCGGGTTCGAATCTGAAATAGCATAACAAGACAACTTGAATCGTAAAGTCAAAGCTCGACGTAATACTTTGCACAATCTGCGTGTAAAAATTGATCTAAAAAGTATTTGAACGTCAATGTGAagataacaataataatatgtaCCAGTCTTCTGCCAGTACTGGATGCACAAAAGAGCAAGTATAGTTATGTGTGTTCGTTCAGATTAGTTCTACGTGAACAGCCAGTTAAATTTTGAGGCGGGGTTTCCTATTAAGTAGCGGTGACTTCTCTCACTTGACATCATTAGGGATATCCGTTGCAGCTAGAATATTATAACAAGGTGTCTTGCATAAGGTCACTACCGCGACAGCACAAGACAGGCCGCTGTCTCATCTTCCTGAGCCAAATAAACCGCCCGGGTACGGATCTCAAATCACACATTGGATCTTCACACAGGTTTCATTAGCCTGACACTTTACGGAAATGCGGTATCACGACCCTCCAAACAGCGCTCCTCTAGAACTGATAAAGTGAGCTTGACCAAAATGTTGTTTAGAACATCCTTGGGCTATATGGAACAAACTTTTGTCTGGCCCAACATGGGAAAGAAAGATAAACTTCGTAAACCGTTAACGGACTAGTTCTTCAGTAACTCTATATTGATGTAGCCCAGATTCTGTATCTACATGTTCTTTGACGCCTTGAGTACAGAAATCCTTCTGTTGCCAGTAGGATTGGGCGGGGGAGGGGTGGGCTGTTTGTTGGGAATTTTACTTACCGTTCTCTGTTCGTTAAGCCAGTTCTCCACGAACTCCTGTAAGGTATAGTTGACGGTTAGTTTCCGCTTTCTTATGCTTTTTGCACTGAGTGGAGATCGGCATGTCGGGCAGCGCAACTTTATTTGGTTGGGATTCGTTCCAGGATTCTGCTCTCTGCCATTCCTTTCTAATTGACCGAGACAACTGCAGTTAGCAACATCACACGtgttaaatatctaatattataCAGAAATCAAGACACTTTTAATGATACAAAGCCCTCTGTTTTGCCAATTAGAAATTAGAAATTATATGGTCACTTTACTAGATGAGACTGTAGAGAACACGATTAGAGAGGGAGAAGTCACTACATGTAATTCAAACCCTACTGGTCCTCCCTATTACAGATTAAAAGAACTGCTCTAATTCACCTACCTTATACAGAAGCTATGTCCACATTTCAGGGTATGTGGATTGCAGTAATATTCCAAACAAATGCTACATTTCAGGTACTTGTACCACAGACTGTCTACGGGCTGCGACGCTTCCGAATGCAGCATCATGGCAAATGCATTGTAATTGTTGCCATGGCAAAACGCGTGACGTCATCAACAATAAGCCAGAAGCGTCAGTTTTGATGACGTGGAGAGCAAATCAAAAGTAAACCAAATGGCGTTATGATCGGCTAGAATAGAATGGCTGACAATGTTGAAGGGCTTGTCGAACAACGTAAAAAACATGTACGATTTTTATTGGACGAAGAAAGCAACGCCAGACCAAAGCAGCAATACAGAAAAACCCCAAAGAAGCAGCCACACTTACGGCAACGCCGCGCAGATTCAGCGGAAGTGTACGACGAATCCACAAAGGACAACACAATCGCAGAAATGTACCGAAGAGTGATACAGATGACGGAAGAGGCAGCAAAGTTGAAACTCGAGACTCGTCAACTAGTGGGAGATTATTCCGACCTCGGAAAAAAGTTTGCTAGTCTAGAATTGGAGAAGAAAGTTCTCGACGACGAAGTTGACAAACATGTTCAGGAAATAGATGAAAAGCGATATTTGAATGACCTTATCCAACATTTAAAAGAAGTCGACCAGAACATGACATTCGAACCATGCCAAGTTTTGGGATCTTCTGTCAGTGAAGGATATATACTGAGCAAATGTTCCTTGTCTGAGACATGATGTGTAACATTGAAAATGGTCAACGTAATCGGGATGTGTCAATAATCATTAAGCTTTCTGAACGGAAACTGTAATAAAACCTTTACTGACTGCAAAATTTGCTCATTACATTAAAAATGCACGATTTTTGTCGGTCACGCATTCTAATGTATCCACACGAAATGTAATGACAAACCAAAATAATCAAATCCGGATAACATGCCCTGTTCAATTAAAATGGATGAactgattttgttgtttttgttactatttacgtatcattgttttctttatatctaaataaagCTTTTTTAATATAGTTTGGTACAGATGATTCTGTATACTAGTTAAAAGATGCGTAAGACGAACACAGTAAGATATCAATCGTGCTGtgaaaaccattttttttagaaatgtaAATGATAGAAATCAGGATAGAGTTATAGTTATCTACAGTGTCCTATCGTGTGTTCCTTTATCGTGTCCGTACCAGTGTAATATTGTGTGTTCCTTTATCGTGAGTTCCTTTATCGTGTCAGTACCAGTGTCCTATCGTGTGTTCCTTTATCGTGTCCGTACCAGTGTCCTATCGTGTGTTCCTTTATCGTGTCCGTACCAGTGTCCTATCGTGTGCTCATTTATCGTGTCCGTACCAGTGTCCTATCGTGTGTTCCTTTATCGTGTCCGTACCAGTGTCTCATCGTGTGTTCCTTTATCGTGTCCGTACCAGTGTCCTATCGTGTGTTCCTTTATCGTGTCCGTACCAGTGTCCTATCGTGTGTTCCTTTATCGTGTCCGTACCAGTGTCCTATCATGTGTTCCTTTATCGTGTCCGTGCCAGTGACCTATCGTATGTTCCTTTATCAGGTCCGTACCAGTGTCCTATCGTGTGTTCCTTTATCGTGTCAGTACCAGTGTCCTATCGTGTGTTCCTTTATCAGGTCCGTACCAGTGTCCTATCATGTGTTCCTTTATCGTGTCCGTGCCAGTGACCTATCGTATGTTCCTTTATCAGGTCCGTACCAGTGTCCTATCGTGTGTTCCTTTATCGTGTCAGTACCAGTGTCCTATCGTGTGTTCCTTTATCAGGTCCGTACCAGTGTCCTATCATGTGTTCCTTTATCGTGTCCGTGCCAGTGTCCTATCGTATGTTCCTTTATCGTGTCCGTACCAGTGTCCTATCGTGTGTTCCTTTATCGTGTCAGTACCAGAGCCATATCGTGTGTTCCTTTATCGTGAGTTCCTTTATCGTGTCAGTACCAGTGTCCTAGCGTGTGTTCCTTTATCGTGTCCGTACCAGTGCCCTATCGTGTGTTCCTTTATCGTGTCCGTACCAGTGTCCTATCATGTGTTCCTTTATCGTGTCCGTACCAGTGCCCTATCGTGTGTTCCTTTATCGTGTCCGTACCAGTGCCCTATCGTGTGTTCCTTTATCGTGTCCGTACCAGTGTAATATCGTGTGTTCCTTTATCGTGTCCGTACCAGTGTAATATCGTGTGTTCCTTTATCGTGTCCGTACCAGTGTCCTATCGTGTGTTCCTTTATCGTGTCCGTACCAGTGTCCTATCGTGTGTTCCTTTATCGTGTCCGTACCAGTGTCCTATCATGTGTTCCTTTATCGTGTCCGTACCAGTGCCCTATCGTGTGTTCCTTTATCGTGTCCGTACCAGTGCCCTATCGTGTGTTCCTTTATCGTGTCAGTACCAGTGTAATATCGTGTGTTCCTTTATCGTGTCCGTACCAGTGTCCTATCGTGTGTTCATTTATCGTGTCCGTACCAGTGTCCTATCGTGTGTTCCTTTATCGTGTCCGTACCAGTGCCCTATCGTGTGTTCCTTTATCGTGTCCGTACCAGTGTCCTATCGTGTGTTCATTTATCGGGTCTGTACCAGTGTCCTATCGTATGAATGTAGTAAATAAACTTGTAcactatcataattataacCATTTTTCTGATATGAAAACAAATCAGTCATCATATGTAACATGTTTCCACAAACTGtagttacatattttaaatgCACAATTACCTCAATGTTATCTTCCGTTACATTGACAACCAATCCGTGGGATTCTAAAAGACAATGGTAGCATAATAAAAACTTATAATTTGTTGAATgcgtatacatgtagatacactaattgtattacattttgtGACGCAGGGTATGGAAACAGATTGTTCTGTCTGAATACCCGATTGTTGCAGATCAAAACTCCCCAAAACAATGAGATAATcctaattattttacaaaaaatgtaatcGAAATACAGTTAATgcgttatatttacatttgctccgcatttccccattgacacaatgctaagaggcagttgccaccatatgCCTATAACACGCAGTGCCTCATGGCTATAACACCCattgggtcatgtgacattaaaaaaggcgggattttttgttgttggttcaatttttttcaaagttgacggaaatagtaagacaatgtaaatataagtattgaacagtggttttaatgttgttatagtcaatatggcagcaagatgtatggtgggcaaatgtagcat
Above is a window of Pecten maximus chromosome 7, xPecMax1.1, whole genome shotgun sequence DNA encoding:
- the LOC117331730 gene encoding E3 ubiquitin-protein ligase RNF135-like is translated as MMLHSEASQPVDSLWYKYLKCSICLEYYCNPHTLKCGHSFCISCLGQLERNGREQNPGTNPNQIKLRCPTCRSPLSAKSIRKRKLTVNYTLQEFVENWLNEQRTIRTRTVHVRSVASQSADEGSEGEDNEEEVSRTEYGEVSVRHHLPRMSNSEVDTIVNQVEQRRARPTSSCGSTSDESDASFTTTQDNQLERRHPVQTLPVFSFTSLLKHFLTDICGVVSDVIRCPNRSVMAVVWSGYTLSIMLISSGFFPYMLLYSILFFLILYAESIEQRRAQRERRAWTAED